The Nostoc sp. 'Peltigera membranacea cyanobiont' N6 genome contains the following window.
CTTATTGGAAATTAAATGAAGGACAAGGGACAACTGTAAAAGACCAGACAGCAAATGCCCATAATGGAACCTTGCGTGGCAATCCTAGTTGGGATTTAGCAGAAATTCCATTGAGAACTGCACAATCATCGAATAGTGAAACAGCTAGTAGTTCGGAAGTGGAAAGCCAGTCGATTGCAGAGATTCTTGCTGTTGAGGAAACTACTAATCCGGTATCGATTGAGGTTCCTCCTGTTGAAGAAACTGCTAATCCAGTCTCGATTGAGGTTCCTGCCGTTGAAGTTAGCACAGTATCTCCGACAGAAGAAGGAAAAGCAAAAAAAGGGACAAAGAGACAAAGCCAAAAATCTCCCAACATTGCAATCCCGATAATTCCCATTCCCCAAATAACAGATAAAAAAGCCGAAAAAGACCAAAGTAGGGAAAGCAAAGTTGCAGTCAATACTCAACAACAACCACAAACATCAACTCAGGAGCGATCGCAAACAACTATGAATACTAAAGCCAATCCCAAATATAAAATCCTTGCCATTGATGGAGGCGGTATTCGAGGCATTATCCCCACAATGATCCTGGCAGAAATTGAAAGGCGGACACAAAAGCCCATTTTTAGTTTGTTCGATTTAATTTCTGGCACTTCAAGCGGTGGAATTCTGGCACTTGGATTAACTAAACCAAAATTAAATTTAGACGTACCTGATAGCCCACCCACCGCTCAATATAGTGCTGAGGATCTCCTACAAATATATATTGAGTATGGGGCTGAGATATTTTACGAGCCATTTTGGGAAAAAGTACTCGGTCAGCTAGAGGATATATTCGTTCAACCAAAATATTCTTCCGAGGGTAGAGAAGAAATTATTAGGCAATATTTTGGCGATACTCCTCTAGAAAATAATCTCAAAGAAGTTTTTGTAACTAGCTACGATATCGAGCAGCGAATTCCGATCTTCTTTACAAACAAGCTGGAAAAACAACAGACAGAATCGAAAAAGTTTCGCAAGTTATGTGCAGGTTTTACGCTCACAGATGCGGCATTGGCAACTAGTGCAACCCCAACTTATTTCGCTCCCTATCGCGTTTCTAGTTCCCATAATACCAATGGCTTCTATACTTTAGTCGATGGCGGAGTAGTCGCTAATAATCCCGCT
Protein-coding sequences here:
- a CDS encoding patatin-like phospholipase family protein: MTDNVYSQSVITFDGKDDYIDFGKNDLSGVFAQGSTAFTISGWVNPHKLTDKATTYGTRNVFLARSSDRYSDNFEFGISELGNLDVYIDEKIDNVLKTFGDGELTIGQWHFFAIVFNKGQLTIYLDDSEYFGYCTGDALNKATSSLTLGATLHNQIYFTGQLANISVWNYPCPPVEIQSHRYQPLVGNEAGLVAYWKLNEGQGTTVKDQTANAHNGTLRGNPSWDLAEIPLRTAQSSNSETASSSEVESQSIAEILAVEETTNPVSIEVPPVEETANPVSIEVPAVEVSTVSPTEEGKAKKGTKRQSQKSPNIAIPIIPIPQITDKKAEKDQSRESKVAVNTQQQPQTSTQERSQTTMNTKANPKYKILAIDGGGIRGIIPTMILAEIERRTQKPIFSLFDLISGTSSGGILALGLTKPKLNLDVPDSPPTAQYSAEDLLQIYIEYGAEIFYEPFWEKVLGQLEDIFVQPKYSSEGREEIIRQYFGDTPLENNLKEVFVTSYDIEQRIPIFFTNKLEKQQTESKKFRKLCAGFTLTDAALATSATPTYFAPYRVSSSHNTNGFYTLVDGGVVANNPANLAILEAQISRQENKQVLNIEDILLVSLGTGSLTSVYPYDEVKQWGLLQWAKPLLNIVLDGGSEVVAGELERLFESGKKGNKASYYRFQTFLKSELEAIDNAKLENVRQLQTLGNILIQERNQEIDELCAILSE